A part of Microbacterium terregens genomic DNA contains:
- a CDS encoding ABC transporter permease, with protein MRAVKIASAALALPILIVLVWWLATLNETNPFVPKPGQLISDLFTVWVGPLLGEEVLPSIYRLGVGLGGAIVVGILLGLLIGSNRFARKLTGPIFEFIRAVPPPVLLPVLLLILGIDDRSKIFLIFLGCLWPILLNTIDGVRSVDAVLADTTRTYGMRGWSRLRYFVLPAATPRIMTGIRLALPIAIILMVVSEMYAALDGLGYRIMLFKQTFQMGPMWAGIVIIGLIGILIAVLFRLVDRRVLAWYYGQREVESRES; from the coding sequence ATGAGAGCGGTGAAGATCGCCTCCGCCGCGCTCGCCCTGCCGATCCTCATCGTCCTGGTGTGGTGGCTGGCAACGCTGAACGAGACCAACCCGTTCGTGCCCAAGCCCGGACAGCTGATCAGCGACCTGTTCACGGTCTGGGTGGGACCGCTTCTGGGCGAGGAAGTCCTGCCGTCGATCTACCGACTCGGCGTCGGCCTCGGCGGTGCGATCGTGGTCGGCATCCTGCTGGGCCTGCTGATCGGCTCCAACCGGTTCGCCCGCAAGCTCACCGGCCCGATCTTCGAGTTCATCCGCGCCGTGCCGCCTCCCGTCCTGCTGCCGGTGCTGCTGCTCATCCTCGGCATCGACGACCGCTCGAAGATCTTCCTGATCTTCCTCGGTTGCCTCTGGCCGATCCTGCTGAACACGATCGACGGCGTCCGATCCGTGGACGCGGTTCTGGCCGACACGACACGCACCTACGGAATGCGCGGCTGGTCACGGCTGCGGTACTTCGTCCTGCCGGCGGCCACGCCGCGGATCATGACCGGCATCCGTCTGGCGCTGCCGATCGCGATCATCCTGATGGTCGTCTCGGAGATGTACGCGGCGCTGGATGGCCTCGGCTACCGCATCATGCTGTTCAAGCAGACCTTCCAGATGGGCCCCATGTGGGCAGGCATCGTCATCATCGGACTGATCGGCATCCTGATCGCCGTGCTTTTCCGCCTGGTCGACCGCAGGGTGCTGGCCTGGTACTACGGACAACGAGAGGTGGAATCCCGTGAGTCGTGA
- a CDS encoding ABC transporter ATP-binding protein yields the protein MSRESPAPVTGGALLSVRGLQKIYATPGGAVEAVRDLTFDLHKGEFVCLVGPSGSGKTTLLKCISGLMAPTAGTVTLDGTIVDGPPRNMALVFQEYGRSLYPWMRVAENVELPLKAAGVPKAERQERVREALEAVGLSHVPKSYPWQLSGGMQQRVAIARAVAYRPEVLLMDEPFAAVDAQTRADLEDLIRSVWKKLGLTVLFVTHDIDESVYLGGRVIILSSSPTVILEDLTVDLPLERDQLETRSDPRFVELRHHVYEQIQLAKTYTGDTEGIRTLKASSPAL from the coding sequence GTGAGTCGTGAATCACCGGCGCCCGTGACGGGCGGGGCATTGCTGTCCGTCCGCGGACTGCAGAAGATCTATGCGACACCCGGCGGCGCGGTCGAGGCCGTGCGCGACCTCACCTTCGACCTGCACAAGGGCGAGTTCGTCTGCCTGGTAGGGCCGTCCGGCTCCGGCAAGACGACGCTGCTGAAGTGCATCTCGGGCCTCATGGCGCCGACGGCCGGAACCGTCACGCTGGACGGCACGATCGTCGACGGCCCGCCACGCAACATGGCCCTGGTGTTCCAGGAGTACGGCCGGTCGCTGTACCCGTGGATGCGCGTCGCCGAGAACGTGGAACTGCCGCTCAAGGCGGCCGGCGTACCGAAGGCGGAGCGCCAGGAGCGGGTGCGCGAAGCCCTCGAGGCGGTCGGGCTCTCGCATGTCCCCAAGTCCTATCCGTGGCAGCTGTCGGGCGGCATGCAGCAGCGCGTCGCGATCGCGCGCGCCGTCGCCTACCGACCTGAGGTCCTCCTCATGGACGAGCCGTTCGCGGCCGTCGACGCGCAGACCCGCGCCGATCTGGAAGACCTCATCCGCTCGGTGTGGAAGAAGCTCGGCCTGACCGTCTTGTTCGTCACCCACGACATCGACGAGTCGGTCTATCTCGGCGGGCGCGTCATCATCCTCTCGTCGTCGCCGACCGTCATCCTCGAGGACCTCACCGTCGACCTGCCACTGGAGCGCGATCAGCTCGAGACCCGCTCGGATCCACGCTTCGTGGAGCTGCGCCACCACGTCTACGAGCAGATCCAGCTCGCCAAGACGTACACCGGCGACACCGAGGGAATCCGGACGCTCAAGGCCTCCTCCCCCGCGCTCTGA
- a CDS encoding aldo/keto reductase, translating to MKYTTLGASDLRISRIILGCMSYGEPGRGAHGWSLGLEDSRPFFRDAVEAGITVFDTANVYSLGSSEEITGQLLREFTSRDQVIIATKLGMPMGPGPDDAGLTRSAIQTQVEASLRRLGTDYIDLYQIHRLDHRTPVEETMEALHGLVVSGKVRAIGASSMHAWQFAKMQYTADLNGWTRFVSMQDQYNLLMREEEREMHPFCLDQGVGVIPWSPLARGRLTRDHGAPSPRLDLDETGSRLYLQDEESDRAIAAAVGAIADERQASRAQIALAWHFAKPAVSAPIIGATKPSHLHDAIAALEIELTADEVQRLEAPYRPRRPEGF from the coding sequence ATGAAGTACACGACGCTCGGCGCGAGCGACCTGCGCATCTCCCGCATCATCCTGGGCTGCATGAGCTACGGCGAGCCCGGACGCGGTGCTCACGGCTGGTCCCTGGGGCTGGAAGACTCCCGCCCGTTCTTCCGAGACGCCGTCGAGGCCGGCATCACCGTCTTCGACACCGCGAACGTGTACTCGCTGGGTTCGAGCGAGGAGATCACCGGGCAGCTCCTGCGAGAGTTCACCTCGCGCGATCAGGTCATCATCGCGACGAAGCTCGGGATGCCGATGGGTCCTGGCCCGGATGACGCGGGACTGACCCGGAGCGCGATCCAGACGCAGGTCGAGGCATCGCTGCGGCGCCTGGGCACCGACTACATCGACCTGTACCAGATCCACCGTCTTGACCACCGCACCCCGGTCGAGGAGACGATGGAGGCCCTTCACGGCCTGGTGGTCTCGGGCAAGGTCCGCGCCATCGGCGCGTCGTCGATGCACGCCTGGCAGTTCGCGAAGATGCAGTACACGGCCGACCTGAACGGCTGGACCCGCTTCGTCTCCATGCAGGACCAGTACAACCTGCTCATGCGCGAGGAGGAGCGGGAGATGCACCCGTTCTGTCTGGACCAAGGCGTGGGCGTCATTCCCTGGAGCCCGCTCGCGCGTGGTCGCCTCACGCGCGATCACGGTGCGCCCAGCCCCCGCCTCGATCTCGATGAGACCGGCTCGCGCCTCTACCTCCAGGACGAGGAGTCCGACCGGGCGATCGCGGCAGCGGTGGGTGCGATCGCGGACGAACGTCAGGCGTCCCGGGCGCAGATCGCCCTCGCGTGGCACTTCGCCAAGCCCGCGGTCTCTGCCCCGATCATCGGCGCCACCAAGCCCAGCCACCTGCACGATGCGATCGCCGCGCTGGAGATCGAGCTCACGGCCGACGAGGTGCAGCGGCTCGAGGCGCCCTACCGACCCCGCAGGCCCGAAGGCTTCTGA
- a CDS encoding aldehyde dehydrogenase, whose amino-acid sequence MTSMAVSRDRIFVGGEWVSPSTSAQVVVESPVDYSEVGRAPDGSAEDVDRAVRAAREAFDHGPWPQLSSAERADWMDRLADELERRGAETSALITAEIGQPVALSRPWGGIRPVSHLRYYAKVARETDVEEVRANVSRPGTSIVRREPLGVAALIVPWNHPQASTTLKLAPALAAGCTVVIKPAAETPLDIFNLADASLAIGMPPGVINIVPGGRETGQALVAHPGVDKVAFTGSSEAGRQIASVAGRRLVPVTLELGGKSAAIVLESADLDATFQSLRNAAFDNTGQTCALMARVLAPHSLYDTVRDRLVDLARDLRVGDPLDESTELGPLVSRRIYDRVTGMVEAARTAGATILAGDTTLPDEGYYVAPTIVTGAALDSQIAQEEVFGPVITLLAYDDVDDAVRIASDSRYGLAGAVYGDPDAVLDVARRIRTGSIGLNGYRPDLNQPYGGYKDSGLGREFGPEAVGNFQEIKSIWR is encoded by the coding sequence ATGACGTCAATGGCGGTGTCGCGGGATCGAATCTTTGTCGGTGGCGAGTGGGTCAGCCCCTCTACGAGCGCCCAGGTGGTCGTGGAAAGTCCGGTGGACTACAGCGAAGTCGGCCGCGCGCCCGACGGGTCGGCGGAGGATGTCGACCGCGCGGTCCGCGCCGCCCGCGAGGCCTTCGACCACGGTCCATGGCCGCAGTTGAGCTCGGCGGAGCGCGCCGACTGGATGGATCGCCTCGCCGATGAGCTCGAGCGGCGCGGGGCGGAGACCTCCGCGCTGATCACCGCCGAGATCGGCCAGCCCGTCGCGCTCTCGCGCCCGTGGGGCGGCATCCGCCCGGTCAGTCACCTGCGCTATTACGCGAAGGTCGCGCGCGAGACGGATGTCGAGGAGGTCCGCGCGAACGTGAGTCGCCCCGGCACCTCCATCGTCCGGCGCGAGCCGCTCGGCGTCGCCGCGCTCATCGTCCCCTGGAACCACCCCCAGGCATCCACCACGCTCAAGCTCGCCCCGGCGCTCGCGGCCGGGTGCACGGTCGTGATCAAGCCCGCCGCCGAGACTCCTCTCGACATCTTCAACCTCGCCGACGCCAGCCTCGCCATCGGGATGCCGCCCGGCGTGATCAACATCGTCCCCGGCGGCCGTGAGACCGGCCAGGCGCTGGTGGCGCACCCGGGAGTGGACAAGGTGGCGTTCACCGGGTCATCCGAAGCCGGCCGCCAGATCGCCTCGGTCGCGGGACGCCGTCTCGTCCCGGTCACGCTCGAGCTCGGCGGCAAGTCCGCCGCCATCGTGCTCGAATCGGCCGATCTGGATGCGACCTTCCAGAGCCTGCGCAACGCCGCTTTCGACAACACCGGGCAGACGTGCGCCCTCATGGCTCGCGTGCTCGCGCCGCACAGCCTGTACGACACCGTCCGCGACCGCCTGGTGGACCTGGCCCGCGACCTTCGGGTCGGCGATCCGCTCGATGAGTCGACCGAGCTCGGCCCGCTCGTGTCGCGGCGCATCTACGACCGCGTGACCGGCATGGTGGAGGCGGCCCGGACAGCGGGCGCAACCATCCTGGCCGGGGACACCACGCTGCCGGACGAGGGCTACTACGTCGCGCCGACGATCGTCACGGGTGCGGCCCTGGACAGCCAGATCGCGCAGGAAGAGGTCTTCGGACCGGTGATCACCCTGCTCGCCTACGACGACGTCGATGATGCCGTCCGCATCGCCAGCGATTCGCGGTACGGACTCGCCGGCGCCGTGTACGGCGACCCCGATGCGGTGCTCGACGTGGCACGGCGCATCCGCACCGGCTCGATCGGGCTGAACGGATACCGTCCCGACCTCAACCAGCCGTACGGCGGCTACAAGGACTCCGGTCTCGGCCGGGAGTTCGGCCCCGAGGCGGTCGGCAATTTCCAGGAGATCAAGTCCATCTGGCGGTGA
- a CDS encoding IclR family transcriptional regulator, with translation MTAEQQADQDEGGPSRSVIDRAFAILGTFQGGRIRQSLSDISRRTGLPIATCYRIVQRLTEWGALERDGESKYRVGLRLWEVASLAPRAVGLQRLARPYIQDLYETTGYASHLAIREGLELVSIERFQSPRRPTRRPLVGGRYPMHATAIGQVLLAHAPEEVQEQVLSGDLEPYTSRTYTDRAVLERVLADIVRTGYAVSDRQIDNVHIGVAAPVRGADGMVIAAVSLALTEKDADGKNMIHLVRLTAASISRALDAAGFDGSNS, from the coding sequence GTGACAGCGGAGCAGCAGGCGGACCAGGATGAAGGCGGTCCGTCGCGCTCGGTGATCGATCGCGCGTTCGCGATTCTCGGGACCTTCCAGGGCGGCCGCATCCGACAGTCCCTCTCGGACATCAGCCGGCGGACCGGCCTGCCGATCGCGACCTGCTACCGGATCGTCCAGCGCCTCACCGAGTGGGGCGCGTTGGAGCGGGACGGCGAGAGCAAGTACCGAGTCGGCCTTCGCCTGTGGGAGGTCGCCTCGCTCGCGCCGCGTGCGGTCGGGCTGCAGCGGTTGGCGCGACCGTACATCCAGGACCTCTACGAGACGACCGGCTACGCATCGCACCTCGCGATCCGCGAGGGTCTCGAGCTGGTCTCGATCGAACGCTTCCAGAGTCCTCGCCGCCCCACGCGACGGCCGCTCGTGGGCGGGCGCTATCCGATGCACGCCACGGCCATCGGTCAGGTGCTGCTGGCTCACGCTCCCGAGGAGGTGCAGGAGCAGGTGCTCTCGGGCGACCTCGAGCCGTACACGTCGCGCACCTACACGGATCGCGCCGTGCTGGAGCGGGTGCTCGCCGACATCGTGCGCACCGGCTACGCGGTCAGTGACCGGCAGATCGACAACGTCCACATCGGTGTGGCCGCCCCGGTGCGCGGTGCGGACGGAATGGTGATCGCCGCCGTCTCGCTCGCGCTGACCGAGAAGGATGCCGACGGCAAGAACATGATCCACCTGGTTCGCCTCACCGCCGCCTCCATCTCTCGAGCGCTGGATGCCGCGGGCTTCGACGGATCGAACAGCTGA
- the rocD gene encoding ornithine--oxo-acid transaminase, producing the protein MTVPVVLDAATSAIITAEAEHVAHNYHPLPVVIARGEGAWVTDVEGKRYLDLLSAYSALNFGHRHPAILAAAQEQLARLTLTSRAYHNDQLGVFAAALAEMCGKDLVLPMNTGAEAVETGIKVARAWGYRVKGIAPDRATVIVAGGNFHGRTTTIVGFSDDPQARDDFGPYAAGFRTVPFGDAAALEAAIDENTAAVLLEPIQGEAGVVIPPEGYLRAVREITQRHNVLFIADEIQSGLGRVGETFACDREGVVPDVYLLGKALGGGILPLSAVVGDRDVLGVIRPGEHGSTFGGNPLASAVGTRVVEMLATGEFQRRAAALGEHLQVKLAELVGSGVTAVRVVGLWAGIDIDPAVGTGREVAERMIARGVLVKDTHGQTIRIAPPLVVRSTELDWAVEQLRLVLAG; encoded by the coding sequence ATGACCGTCCCGGTGGTCCTGGATGCGGCGACCTCGGCGATCATCACCGCCGAAGCGGAGCACGTCGCACACAACTATCACCCGCTGCCGGTCGTCATCGCGCGCGGTGAGGGCGCCTGGGTGACCGATGTGGAGGGCAAGCGCTACCTCGACCTGCTGTCGGCGTACTCCGCACTGAACTTCGGGCACCGGCATCCGGCGATCCTGGCCGCCGCCCAGGAGCAGCTGGCCCGCCTGACGCTGACGAGCCGGGCGTACCACAACGACCAGCTCGGAGTCTTCGCGGCCGCGCTCGCCGAGATGTGCGGCAAGGACCTCGTCCTGCCCATGAACACCGGCGCCGAGGCCGTCGAGACGGGCATCAAGGTCGCCCGGGCGTGGGGCTACCGCGTCAAGGGGATCGCCCCCGACCGCGCGACGGTCATCGTCGCGGGCGGCAACTTCCATGGCCGCACGACCACGATCGTGGGCTTCAGCGACGATCCTCAGGCCCGGGACGACTTCGGTCCCTATGCGGCGGGATTCCGCACCGTGCCGTTCGGGGATGCCGCGGCGCTGGAGGCTGCGATCGACGAGAACACCGCGGCCGTGCTGCTCGAGCCGATCCAGGGCGAGGCCGGTGTCGTGATTCCGCCGGAGGGCTACCTGCGCGCGGTGCGCGAGATCACCCAGCGCCACAACGTGCTGTTCATCGCCGATGAGATCCAGTCCGGACTCGGTCGCGTGGGCGAGACGTTCGCGTGCGATCGCGAAGGTGTCGTGCCGGACGTGTATCTGCTGGGCAAGGCGCTGGGCGGCGGGATCCTGCCGCTGTCCGCCGTGGTGGGCGACCGCGACGTCCTCGGCGTGATCCGCCCCGGTGAGCACGGTTCCACGTTCGGCGGCAACCCGCTGGCCTCGGCGGTGGGCACCCGGGTCGTCGAGATGCTCGCCACCGGCGAGTTCCAGCGTCGCGCGGCCGCGCTCGGTGAGCACCTCCAGGTCAAACTCGCAGAGCTCGTCGGCTCCGGCGTCACGGCGGTGCGCGTGGTCGGGCTGTGGGCGGGCATCGATATCGACCCCGCCGTCGGCACCGGCCGCGAGGTCGCGGAGCGGATGATCGCTCGAGGCGTTCTGGTCAAGGACACGCACGGCCAGACCATCCGCATCGCGCCCCCGTTGGTGGTCCGTTCCACCGAGCTGGACTGGGCCGTCGAGCAGCTGCGCCTCGTGCTCGCGGGCTGA
- the ddaH gene encoding dimethylargininase: MSTQNTAPAAHALSASTRMQHHRRYLMCRPEHFTVSYTINPWMVPANPTDTAVAVRQWQTLYDTYLALGHEVELIDPVEGLPDMVYTANGGFVIDGVAYGPKFRFQERAGEAGPFIDWFRAYGFDTRVPVEVNEGEGDFLLVGDTILAGTGFRSTGDSHREVGEVFGREVISLSLTDPRFYHLDTALTVLDPVEGVADGGPERANIAYLPAAFDARSQAILAERYPDAIHVSDEDGAVFGLNSASDGRNVLISPRAKGFERQLRDRGYNPVLIDLSELLLGGGGIKCCTLELRGATS, translated from the coding sequence ATGTCCACGCAGAACACGGCGCCCGCCGCCCACGCGCTCAGCGCCTCCACCCGCATGCAGCACCATCGCCGCTACCTGATGTGCCGGCCGGAGCACTTCACGGTCAGCTACACGATCAACCCCTGGATGGTGCCGGCCAACCCCACCGACACCGCGGTGGCGGTGCGCCAATGGCAGACGCTGTACGACACCTACCTCGCACTCGGTCACGAGGTGGAGCTCATCGACCCCGTCGAGGGGCTGCCGGACATGGTCTACACGGCCAACGGCGGGTTCGTGATCGACGGTGTCGCGTACGGTCCGAAGTTCCGCTTTCAGGAGCGTGCCGGTGAGGCCGGACCGTTCATCGACTGGTTCCGCGCCTACGGGTTCGACACGCGCGTCCCCGTCGAGGTCAACGAGGGCGAGGGCGACTTCCTGCTCGTCGGCGACACCATCCTCGCCGGCACCGGCTTCCGCTCCACGGGCGACAGCCATCGTGAGGTCGGCGAGGTCTTCGGCCGCGAGGTCATCTCGCTGAGCCTCACCGACCCGCGGTTCTACCACCTCGACACCGCGCTCACCGTGCTCGATCCGGTGGAAGGCGTGGCCGACGGCGGACCGGAGCGCGCGAACATCGCCTACCTGCCCGCCGCGTTCGACGCGCGCAGCCAGGCGATTCTGGCCGAGCGCTATCCCGACGCCATCCACGTGTCCGACGAGGACGGCGCGGTCTTCGGGCTCAACTCCGCCAGCGACGGCCGCAACGTCCTCATCTCCCCTCGGGCCAAGGGCTTCGAGCGGCAGCTGCGCGACCGCGGGTACAACCCGGTACTGATCGATCTCTCCGAACTCCTGCTCGGCGGCGGCGGCATCAAGTGCTGCACCCTGGAACTTCGCGGAGCGACATCATGA